A region of Leishmania donovani BPK282A1 complete genome, chromosome 7 DNA encodes the following proteins:
- a CDS encoding tRNA-methyl transferase, putative: MSVATTRSQLRIAIGLSGGVDSAVTALVLQRCVHTTLDVAALRCFGGPRAPPPPLRALRAAVDAHVPLHELLGKLVTAGEPGIAAAGYDAAPVQYTPFFMRNWHDDNAASGWCERAQVDYDDAQQVARALDLLPRDGTPLPMYDLSSEYVGQCFERMLAAYAAGHTLNVDVLCNSKIKFGALTRALRRTGSAFSETLLATGHYARTWDLPRGVHGGDNAKRRLVLLVRPCSAGRDLNDQTVFLSRVPPSALATAIFPLGHLFTCKADVRALARHSFGHSGGTAAVASSDGEPQRTVAHISRKKTSTGICFVGPPSAATCAGDTSCSSRFPPFLNEYLPPPPPPPLPSTRTVFCDAVTGEELLVPGDTAEHFAGAPLQPFACRLHRGPMFGALRADYPGLLPAYAFTLGQRVRLCRRTVDGRVREAAYYVADKVLAPLPSSDMSDDKAVPVRLLAEVRVVAQWNHALLYASQATVASLHWWLPPPVLHQRAVAYHERGVYGLRCHCCTRHQEALQPATVEWEAADEELSADAEVRVRRARVHFDAPLRAVTPGQALVAYMPLLELEGGWKKGRDASRGDAEPSPPEAMAVIGSGWVVSPDSPPPGGLTLSLLTV; the protein is encoded by the coding sequence ATGAGTGTGGCCACGACGCgctcgcagctgcgcatcgccATCGGCCTCTCCGGCGGTGtcgacagcgccgtcaccgccctCGTGCTGCAACGCTGTGTTCACACCACActcgacgtcgccgcgctTCGCTGCTTTGGCGGCCCacgcgctccgcctccgccactgcGCGCACTACGAGCGGCGGTTGACGCACATGTACCGCTCCACGAGCTGCTCGGCAAGCTGGTCACCGCAGGCGAGCCGGGCATTGCGGCTGCAGGCTACGATGCTGCGCCTGTGCAGTACACCCCCTTTTTCATGCGCAACTGGCACGATGACAACGCGGCCTCTGGATGGTGTGAGCGAGCCCAGGTCGACTACGACGATGCGCAGCAAGTGGCAAGGGCGCTAGACCTCCTTCCCCGCGACGGCACGCCTCTGCCGATGTACGACCTCTCCAGCGAGTACGTTGGGCAGTGTTTTGAGCGCATGCTGGCCGCCTACGCCGCAGGACACACGCTCAACGTGGACGTGCTGTGCAACAGCAAGATCAAATTCGGCGCCTtgacgcgtgcgctgcgtcgcACGGGATCGGCGTTCAGTGAAACACTCCTCGCCACCGGTCACTACGCGCGCACGTGGGACCTTCCGCGCGGTGTCCACGGTGGCGATAATGCTAAGAGACgactggtgctgctcgtgcgGCCGTGCTCTGCGGGGCGGGACCTCAACGATCAGACCGTCTTTCTATCCCGGGTGCCGCCATCTGCCCTGGCCACGGCGATTTTCCCTCTCGGGCACCTCTTCACCTGCAAGGCGGATGTGCGTGCACTGGCGAGGCACAGCTTCGGGCACAGCggtggcacggcggcggtggcgagctCAGATGGCGAGCCGCAGCGTACGGTGGCGCACATCTCCCGAAAGAAGACCAGCACGGGTATCTGCTTCGTCGGGCCGCCCTCCGCTGCCACGTGCGCCGGCGATACATCGTGTAGCTCgcgcttccctcccttcttgAACGAGTAcctcccgccaccgccaccgccgcccttgCCATCGACCCGCACGGTGTTCTGCGACGCGGTGACGGGGGAAGAGCTGCTCGTGCCTGGAGACACAGCTGAGCACTTCGCCGGGGCGCCATTGCAGCCTTTTGCGTGCCGTCTACATCGTGGTCCCATGTTTGGTGCCCTCCGGGCAGACTACCCGGGCCTCCTGCCGGCCTACGCCTTTACTCTCGGccagcgtgtgcgtctctgccgccgcaccgttGACGGGCGAGTGCGCGAGGCGGCCTACTACGTTGCTGACAAGGTGCTGGCACCTCTGCCGTCGTCGGATATGAGTGACGACAAAGCCGTGCCTGTGCGTCTGCTGGCAGAGGTGCGGGTGGTTGCCCAGTGGAACCACGCGCTGCTGTACGCCTCTCAAGCCACGGTCGCGTCACTGCACTGGTGGCTACCGCCGCCTGTGCTGCATCAGCGCGCTGTGGCCTACCATGAGCGTGGCGTGTATGGGCTGCGGTGTCATTGCTGCACGCGGCATCAAGAAGCACTGCAGCCAGCGACAGTGGAATGGGAAGCGGCGGACGAAGAGCTCAGCGCGGATGCGGAGGTGCGCGTTCGGCGTGCTCGCGTACACTTCGATGCCCCTCTTCGTGCCGTTACGCCGGGACAGGCGCTCGTGGCATACATGCCCCTCTTGGAGCTCGAAGGAGGGTGGAAGAAGGGCCGTGACGCCTCTCGCGGTGATGCcgagccgtcgccgcctgaGGCAATGGCTGTGATCGGGTCTGGCTGGGTTGTGTCGCCTGACTCTCCGCCGCCTGGAGggctcactctctctctgctgaCAGTCtag